The genomic stretch TAAAATAATTAGTCTTGTGTAAGACAGTTTTATATAACAGATGAACAGACACGAGGCGAAATAGAATTACTTGGGAGTGTCATAAATTGTTTAAGGAGTACTCCGTCTGTCCCGGactcccggtcatttgttgtccctTTTCATTTTGAGATGTCTcagttaattgttgtcctttctattttgagaatgaatttgatgagcaatttgaacATTTACActtaatttgttccacttgttatGTAGTAATTGACCCCCTTCTTTTTTCTTGATCTTTGTGCTAAAACCAAAGTACAACTATTAACCGGGATGGAAGGGAGTAATATTTTAGCCAAATCATAGTACGAGTAGATAGTATGAGAATGTTTGTTGTCTATGTTAGCGTTTTTGTTCACCGAATTTGTGTTATTTGAACAGAATCATACTTTTGTAAAGATAACAGGAGATAAAAGAAGATGCCAACTGCCAAGTGATAGTTATGACTTATGATCAGAGATCTCATCTCATCTGTATGTCTGCCAAAAGTAAAAAAGCAGTTGGATCTCAACGACACTGCACAAGAGGAGAGCCTGCGGGTCAATTTTTGGATCCGGTCAAGGCGTTTTATAGCGTGAGACGATTTTTTTTATGTAAATTAGTCTTGTTTATAATGGAGGTAAACAAGAATGTGTGTTTTTCATGTATATAAATATTTATGCAAATGTTAGCTAGTTCGGTTGGTAAAATCACAAGAAGTATTACTCATGATCTAAGTTCAAATCTCATCATATTGtcgtatactccctccattcaactccatttTGCAGGTTTCtattttgcacactattcacaagcggacattcaaattcaattttctctcgatacataagttaaaatatattcatgtgggatcttatttgattcgtctttaagaatacattaaaaatatctaacttttataatttttgcaaatacgtagctgaagatatttaccgcgtaaaaatCGCGTTGGTgaacgtgataaagcaaacatgtaaagtagagttgaatggagggagtataaacgTTCATTGTAACGGTAATATATGAATGTTTATTTAATGACGGTCTTATTTATAATTTGTGTTTTATTTTACCTACAAATTAAGTACATTTAATCTTAACTAAAATTGTTAGCATGTTTTCCCCTAATTAAAGCATCACAAATATGCATTGACGACCACCTGCCTATAATTAATGTATTATTATACGGATGATTTGAATACCTTTTTTTTCCGTACAATATGCGTAGTTGTGATGTCAAAATCAATTTGGCATAAAAATCATAGCAGTATTGAGTACGTAGAATAAAATCTCAAGCTATACTATGTGAAGGTTTTCTTGGATCCCTTTTAATATTTTGGAATTTATTTGTTTTCTGGGCCATGATTGTGATATTACCAAGCCCATTGTTTTCTGTACTATGATTCAAAGTTCTTATTCATTTATTCCCAATCGATAGGTTTTTTGTGGACGGATTTTAGTAAGGACTTTCCTCAATCGTCATCGACACGAATGTGTGATTACGTGAATTTGACGCTTTTATCCTCTTTTGGTGAAAAGAATTTAGCTtcattgaatttaatagtgtagatctcgtgctacagcacggtattttttttatttataaagAGGCAGTCTCAATAAAATTATTTGCATAACGTAATTATAATTctaatttaatgttataatgtactaatataatATTAGTAAGAGGTAAAAAAGAAAGTTATTTTTGCCATATAAActataaaaatattattttattatactTTAAGTTACTATTAAgaataatttatgacattaataaTACATTTAAGTTAGATGTAAAATGTAATTAAAACGCGTATTAGCCTTGTAAAGAATACCAATAAAAACAATATTCGTATATATGTATTTATGGTAGAAATTGAGAAGGTAAGCAGTTTGGAATTACTATATTACTAGTTtaggagaaaaaggaacatacatcggatgtactacatcCAACCAGGGACGAAGCTAGAGTGAAATTAAGACCTGGGCCGATTTCGACTTCTTATATACAAGGAATTTTTGATTAGATAACTTACGAAACATACAAATTAATATGTATTTTCACGGAATTATTAAATTATACATTGGTTTTTTAAACAGACTTACTCCATAATAAAGCGTAAATCGGTGAGACAAATCTAAAGTATAAATGATAATAAAACTATTTTAAGACGGTACTATTATAAACTAAGGTGAGACGAAAGACACGAAACAATCACTATTGCAGTAATGGTAAAATTGTTTACTAAATTAGGACCATTCATGATGATAAAAATGGTTCCCTTACTTAGTTATAGAAAGAAATCCTAGTTGACATTTAAAATATAATAGTTCAATTCGTCGAGGCGTTGAGTATATTCGACGCTAAATAAGAAAActataaaaatagaaaaataaaaataatatctaAAAAGTCGCGTTACAAGGAGTCGAACACGCAACTTTAGAGAGGTCTCAATTCTTTAGGGAGGTATTTACCACTGTGCCACAACAGATTATTGCTATAATTACTGCCATTTATTATACTTATGCTTGAAAAGTTCACCCGGGCCGTGGCCCATCCGGCCAGGGCTGAGCTTCGTCTCTGCatccaacttttttgttttttgagcatatatgtattttctttgagcttattacctcaaactttatttatttttgaacatatgtgtatttttttgagcataataaagtttataagttagattttaatattttttccgtcaaaactcaaatgtaactaaacttatatgtaatgtttttgagtttattgtaattttttagagcttaatgtttaagtgaataagCTCAGAAACTTCATAttgaaactcagaaactttaaaacaaaactcaaaaactttattataatgctcagaaactatagaattggaggtaatacatcagatgtataatcctcttactgctagtttagatcccgcgcaataaatgcgcggtatttatagaatttttatttttatagtaTTACTTAATTAGTTAGACCCCATGCATTAAATACACGGcctataatttttttattttttatttttactaaATTAGATATATGatagtggtatctcattagttgttcatttttctcATCATTGCATTTTGTGTTGAGAAATAAAAAGTTgaaactgaaaattaattaaaagaattgAGTAGCATGTTGAAATGTATTTTTGTAAATAATATCTTTTTTATAATGCAAAGTTAAggattccaatttataaatttaCTCATTTTTTTTTGTCTCGAAAGTAATTAAAACGGTTTAATTTTGTTTAATACATAGTATATGAGTCAAATCATTTTCAAATAATAGAATCAGTTAAATATTTAATAAATCATAGTTTGatacaatttttttattaaaatatgttaattaaaagattatagatTAGAGTTTAGtcaaaaaaatataatttgatgaaaagattaattttaatgaaaagataatatGTTAATGAAATAAATTTATTATGATTATTAGTTACCTTAGTTAATGTATACATGAGTGTTATTAGTTACCTTATTTagaaagatgctttttggagggaaaatttgtgaGGTTGCCTATTCATTTACTAAATAGAGGATTAAGAAGGTTTTactcaaaaaaaaaaggtaaGGAATTTGCGAGATAATCTAATTAAGTAAAGATTTCAGTATATATGTATTTAGGGTATATATTTTCCAATTAGTGTAGCTAATTAGTGGAGCTAATTAAATGTGGGTATATTTAGAAAAGATTTGGCTAGAGTATATTTAGAAAATAAGAATTAGTCAGAATATAACATTGAGCGCAATTTTTCAGTATTCTTTAACATACATGGGCGGGAATTTTGAGCGGGAATATTTTAAATGtgttaatcttttagtatatagggATGAAGCTGAATTGAATGAATTTGAACTGAACTAAATAGAGTTAAATGAACTGAAATGAGATGATATTAAATCCAAAAGAGCAAGATTTTATTAGAAtaaaacacttttttttttttttttttttttttttttaaacccaTTTGTGAAAACATCGAGTACAAATCCTAAAATAAGACCTTAAGACAGTTATACTTACGGTATTAGATTGGGGCTATCTACCGAACAAAACCAAGTCGTCCGACTTTACATTGGGTGTGTGTCACGTATTCAAAACTTACACACGACTCAATCTGACACTTTGACAATTCATTTTAAACCAAGAAATTGAAAATATTGTACAAAATAACCATATACCACAAAACACCGCGTCATGTCCGACACTTGAGTCTGTGTAAGATATATTTGTCCATTAAAACCAACTATTTTCAAGTCATTTTTTAAACTACTAACTGTTGCATAAATAAGATGAAGCATCAAAATTAGCTTCCTAGTTCAACTAAGGAGTTCTTATGAAGATCTAATGACATAACCAGAGAAGTTCAGAAACTTGTCATAAAATTGTTCCAAGGGTTTACGATTCTTACTCCGTTCTTCTGCAACTACTACTAATAGTACTAATTTGTTCGACATAAAACATAAAACATAAGCATCAGTTACTCCGTTCTTCTGCAACTACTACTGATAGTACTATAAAGACATGAAGTGTGATCAATAGCCTCTTCCGAGCTTCTTAGATTGAGATAAGTTCGTCATTGTCATGCTTTCAATCTTGTTCCCGTGTTTACAACTGAGACTGAATTGAATCTCGTTCCCTGTCTTCGCGTTGCCCAGTTCTACAAACTCGGACACATTGAAGTATCCCATAATTACCCTCTGGTCTTTTATTCTGTGAAGCTGTGTCTTTAGCCCACGTCCCTTGCCGTTCCTTAAGATTATGTCTTGTGGTAGCTTAGGTTCACATGTCTTGATTATACACCGCGGAATAGTCTGTATAAGTAAACCGCTTTTTATTAGTTAGCCTTCTTCTCGAAAGTAGATTCCACAAAAAATTcaatttaataaaaattaagCATTTTGTTAATTACCACAAAGTTCTTCTTGTTGAAAGTCATCTTAAATTTGAAATCGATCCTAGTCGTTGTTCGACCAAATTTCGTTGTTCCTGCAATACATTGCATCTTTTATTTAATTAAGCAAAAGAAATATCAAGAGAAATTTAAACAGTAATTTGGCTTTGAATCCTTCACCTGATTTACCCGATTTCATGGGTACAGGTTCGTTCTTGATTTCACCATCTGTGCCAAAAATCATCACTAGGAAAGTAGCATTCTGAAGATAATGAAATATCAGAAAGTCTCCATCGGTTAGCGAGTGGTCTTTTACATATAGTTCCCAGCCTTTTGTTATGTATATGTACCCGTCAACAATCTGGAGTTTAGCTTGCCACACGATTCCAGACGTACTTTTCAGTGAGATCTTTCTTGGTACATTTCCATTGAAGTTGTGGTTGAATGCTGTCGGTATGCGCTGCATTTATTTCAAGTTACATGATGAAAGGCAACAGAGCGAAAATAAGAAGCATTTCTCAGTTACTTTATGGATACTACTGCATATACTGTATCTGTTAATATATTTGGTATATGCAGCATTTACTGGTTTATCTTAAGCATACTGCATATACTCTTAAGCATTCGTCACAAACCGTTGCAACGTACAAATGGCCTACCAGTTAAGGGTAATTTGACTACTCAGTAATAGCTAACTTCAGGTAATTATTTTTGTCGATCACTTAACCAAGTACATAAGGTTTTATCCAAAACAATTTGGAATGCCAAAACCATTTTTACTTGCTTGTTATTCAACTTTAGCTGAAATTCTTTCAAACTTCTTAATATACAAGTTTTTTCCGAGAATGGCAGGAATGTATTGAGCTATCACCCACCTTCGCTGACAATGGGATATCCCATCTCCCTCGTGCCCTAGAGCATTACAGGTACATAGGATGTCGTCATAGGCATATTGTTACCCATGGCTTCGACCCTATACCAACCTAATTATTCTAAATTCCTACGGTTTGGGTGCCAATGTTACCCATGGCTTCGACCCTATACCAACCATAAATTCCTCTAAGCCTTGCATCTTCACCGGGTACCCTCCCACTCAAAGTACTTTCTATTGCCTAGGACCCGTCACTCGCAACAGTTACCCCTCTCGTCATATAAAATTTGTTGAGACTAACTTTCCCTACCCCCGCGACTTTGGTACCTTATGTGCACCTCTGCAGACTGCAGTATCTCCCCACACCCTGCTTGACCAGTCCACTGCCCTCCTCGCTAACAATATTCGCAAACCTAGCCCCAAATATGCCCAAATAACCCCCAAACCCGAACCCTCAACCCACCCGATCCCTCCTACAATATTGTCGGGTGCAAATGGGTGTATATCGAGTCAATCACCAAGGCTAGAATTAAACCTTTACATAAAACGAGTTAGCGCACCGGGTGGAGCCCAATTTCGGAGTCATCAACTAAaatgaaaaaacacaaaaaattgaGCTTGAATTTGAAGTGTATGACCAATTCAAGAATGCAACATACCAGTTTGTTGGAACTCATGTGTTCTAAAAAAGGCTGAATGAAAGACGGATTGGGTTCGTCGGATAAACAACCAAGAGATGAAGACGAGTTGAGATTCACCATCTTCCTTACCTGTTCATTAAACATAAACTCAATCTCTTTAATTTAACATTATGCATACAAATAGTAAGTAaactaataattaattaatgaaaaaAATGCAGTTGTTACAAGAAAGTAGAAGTAAGAAACCTTTTAGAAAGTTGTGGAAAATGTGGTAGGTAGTTGCAAATTTGTGTTAGTTGGGGTTTAAATAGCACAACATTTTGATGAAAAAATGGAGAAATCAGTGTATTTATCATCTGTCAAGATTGATTTGGTCTGAACATTTTGATTTGGTAAAATTGTAAAGTACATGTTTTAAAGATTGTGAAGACAAGAAAGGAAAGAAACAGAGACATATACAATGGGTTGTGTTTACAAATTTTGCTGGTTTAGGAAAAACGTTTCCGCATGTATATATGTTGTATGCATGGTGTAGTGTAGGCAGTGTGTAGCGCAGTAGCTACATCATTTACTCTCTCCATAGTTCGTTGGTGCACTACTTAATAAGTATGTAACGGTGCAGAAATCCCCATTGAAGACGGAtagtatccgtcttcagcttgtaacGGATAGTACAAGTGGATACCCACCTGCCCTCccatttgcattttgtgagagggccactatccgtcttcagcttgtgacggatagtgttcgTCTTCAATGAGACGGACTGATAACGGTGTTATGTGACTTATGTCTCCTACGTTTCGAAGTGTCGGATATGGTTCTTCTGTGTGAAGTTTTGTATTTTGTAGTCTAAACACTCTAAGGTGAAGTGTTAAAAGAATCATGTAGAATAGGACAGTAGTTAAGTAAAGTCTCGAAATAACATAGGCATAAAAATTATTTTGTTTTCTTAGTTTGATACTCCTCACTCGTTCGTCTAGAtgatttgtttacctatttcatgTTAGGtgtcattcatttgtttacctatttatATTTGGAAGGTTTTTTTATGCGTAATTTGATCATATACATCCATTAAGGTCCGCTTGTTATCCACCGACAATCACCCTAAATGGTGCCCTCCTCTTTTCTTGATTTTTGTATTAAaccaaaagtaaataaataaccgAGACAAAGGAGCAAGATTGTTAAACAGGGACGAGCAAAATTGTGTTAATAAATACATGTTGAATGATAACGGGTTGAAAAAGCAAGGATTAAGGgaagtaattaagaattaaatGCACTAAAGAGCATTTTCAATGGTTGAGTAAAaagacttgcttgcaattttaagaaattgtaaGCTAGTAGCTCAACTATTGGACTAGTCCATGTAGATTAGCTTTGCTCAAATAATTTTGAGCTAGTAGTTCCATGTAGCTACTTGCTTAAATGGACCCACAAGAAAAGCATAGCCAATAATAAAGTAGTACTTTCATTtataaagttttaattttatgtttaGAAATTAAGAATTGAATAAATAAGTAGAAGAGTGTGGTAAGTGGGTCTAATTAAGCTAGTACTCTAGTAGTATATTAGTTTCACCATTGGAGTAATTTGTAACTTGAAATTGTTGTAGCTCAAAAAAAtgatgtggcaaaggtaagctagtacCAATTAGcttaccattggagatgctcttactTGCTACAACATAGAACTTGCGAATAAAAGGATTAAAGGAGAGAGATAATGTCATAAATAAGCAATAAATGGCTAATTAATCAGTacgtggattatacatctgatataTTACATCATatgatatagtttttgagcattaagataaagtttttgagttttaaaaattcacgggtttatctgttttaattttgttatttttaccgcattgttaatatttgttcgagcaattagttgatccatttaaaaagaTATAGTCTTGAAATGCATAAAAGTTAGTTAGTTAATGctttatttctttgacaactttggtttataatttaaattatatattgttctttagttgttattttgattaatatattaataGCATGTGATTTTAAAAAAATACCTTCAATGAGTTTAGTAATTCATGACACCCATGTGAAAACCTTCAAAAACCTTCAACAAATTCTTGAGTAACTCAACTAATTGATCAACATCCAAGCAACATGCCATAATCAATAGGTATTGTAAAGATGATGTGTATGTTACTAAAATTGCTAAAACTAAACATATCGTATCGTCACatctaatcttttaattattttgGCTTCTCTCTCATAAGCTATTTATATTGAAACACATGTGAGAGAGAGTTATTTTAATTTGACATGGATGAGGACGTGTCAACAGTCATTGGACGaaacataaataataaataaattgatGAATTGTCGTGTAAAAATTAAGACCAGAAAAATTATATTTTCAGGAAATAAAAGCATTGATAAATTGAAAACTCGGTTGAAGAATAACATTGAAGATCATGTAATCAAACAGAAATTGCTGGGGTTAGTCCGAATGCCCAAAAACGTTACGTACTCTTGGTATTCTTAAAATACTATAGGGAAACCACCATGTTTGGCTTGTTGCTCACCCGAGAAAAAAAGTTCCACCAGTATAGTGACCAATGAGTCAATGACAAGCAACACAATTTCCGCGAGAAAAAAATAAAGATAACCGTATCAACTCATGCTCAGTATCCGTCTTAAATCTTAAGATGGATGGAATACATACTAAATGGCGGCATGATAAGTTACGTAGGAAATGCCAAAACTTTTGCCCCAATTATCACCATGTGCTAGTATTTGGATCCGTTCTTAAGCAAGACCTATtgttcggaaaaaaaaaaacaaaagaatgtGTGAGAATGCACTGTTCGTAGTTTCCTCCCAACGTGACAACAATATTGAAGGAAACACTATAACACTAATATAGTTTATAGTTCTAAGAAGGTAAGACGCAGTAACACAAGGAAAAGTACGTAGTAAAAGTTCAAGAGGACAACTTAACCTTTCTTATAAGTGTGCAATCCCGGACTCCTAGTCAAATTGCTACATTGCTACTCccccatttatttatttatttatttattattgttatttggctGGACCGGAATGAATCTTCATCATAGTAATCATTCATTAGAGTCGGAATGAACCTGACAGAAAATAACTAAAACAAACAATGGCATAAGCAACTGATGCAAATCATGCAATCCTTGAAAAATATGACAGAAAAACAGTCACAAGAAATTAATTTAACCATCCAAAGGAATACCACAATCCAAAGAGGGAATAGAGGCAAATATCATCATACCTATAAAAACAATTGAAGCCAATAACTTAGATATATATACTGAACTTCAGAATTGAAAATACCCGATTTTTCTCATGGCAAATTGACGGGTATTATTTAATACTCAAACCAATGCTTAGCATGGTAGCCTAATGGTTAATGTATGTTGTTTGAAATTTCACATTGGAATGCATCTGGACTCAAACGGAATTTTCATTAAAGACTTAAAGTTAATGAATTTGATTAGTCTTCCTCTGTTTTctgttatttgttatttttttctATAGCATAAGCTTGCGTGGCCGTGGAGTAATGCTGGCAATTTTTATTCAAGCGTGTCATTTGCAAATCAAACCTGACATTGCATTAAGAAGATGTGGCATTTTACAATCACACGTGGCTTTGTTGACGTGGACTTTATGAGCCATTTTAGTTtaggcttttaatagtattttatagatttaaaaattttgagttttattataaagtttttgagttcatttaattaaatattaatctaaaaaaattacattataactcaaaaaaattaacatataaactcagaaaaatttgatttttggcgtcataaaattaaaatataatttataaactctatagaactcgaaaaaaatatacaaaaactcaaaaatttatTAAGTGTGAGAtagtacatctgatgtacaatcATTTTTCTCCTAATTAATGGTGTAGCAAAATTTTCATTTTCTCAAGATGTTTTTGGATTTTAGTGTAGCAATTCATCCATGCACATAGTCTCGCCCCTATTGTTGAATATTGAAACATAAATGGTTAAATGTTCGACTCCCTATACAGTagtggagtcaggatttgaagtCAGCGGGGGTGAAAATTTTCAGCGGGGATGAAAGGGGAAATTTATAAGAGGACCTTGAAAAAGCGAGAAAATTttaacttcgaatttttcaaacGGCAGCGGGGGCCACCACTATCCCTATATAATTAACCTTTCCTCGTTCCCACCACGTAGCTCCTCTGCGGCTCTACCTAAAGCCACCACTTCGACAAATATTATTTGAGATCCATCATAATGGGAGCGTTAACTAGTCTACCGGTTAATCTTTCTTAAGAAATAGATATCCGTTTTATAACTAAAATGTGCCAAATACTATCTCATTAACTAAAACTTTGGCTTGTTTTAACTCTAAAACGAATACCTACGCAAGAATTTGACACTTCACTTTAGATCGTAAAAtagatttttttttatatatatcatAAATATGTTTAGGATTAATTTCTATAAGTTAATGAACCTAGGCCCTTATTTCTTCTAACACAGCCCGAGTACCCGACTAGAAATTGGTTAAAACAAGAGCAAAATATGTTTAGGATTAATTTTTAAGGTACATCTTCGAACtatgatttttttgttttttttgtgtgtaTGCTAATGTTTTGCACAAATAGAATTTGTGTATTTGATTAGAATCTTACTTTTGGAGAGAATAATAGAGATAAAGGAAGAAGTCAAGTGATAGTTATGAACTTATGATCAGAGATCTCACCTTATCTGTACAAGTATTATGCAAAAGAAAAGGACCAGTTGGATCCTAACGACATGTACTAAAGAGGAGAGTTTGACCGTTCTAGGATCACCTTTACTCTATCGCACCATATGACGCAAATTCATGTTTTAAATGACCACTTTTCGTCTGAAGCTTCAGACGGACATATGTGATCATTTTATGGTTAAATATAACCATAATATTACAGCCAAGTGGTACATCGGCTTAAGGTAACTTGTTTTTCATTAATGGTCACATTCTTATTGCTTCAGACCAAAATAGCCTGTCTGAAGCAATTAGATCAGCTGTTTTTGTAATTACCAATGCTCTCGGGTCATGACATTCATGATAATCATCGTAAATCACCATCTTATAGTCTAAAACGGGTTTTTATATACAAAAAAGCCCTTTATTtataatttatgttattgatagtGAGTATTTAACTAATAAAATAACCGTCTCACTCTATAAGATGGTCTTATTTTATAATTTCTGTTATACTCGTATGCACAATCATTACATTTAAccttaaaccatttgtccatttttttaGTAGCATTTTGGACGCCAATTAAAGCTTGTGCATTGGCCATCTCTAAATCTCTAATTAGTACTATACTCGTATTCTATAAGTAATGAGGTCACAAGGTTTTGACGGCCACAAGCAAAACGGTCTGATGCTTATTGTGATGTCAATATCAATTTCGCATAAAAAACGTAGCGGTACTATATTGCTCCGTATATAATCCCAATTCCCAAGCTGTACTATGTGAAGCCGTGAAGGTTTCCTATGATGCCTTCAACAGTTTGGAATTTCTTCTGTGGGCCACAAATCGACGATTGAGATGTTACCCAGCCCATATTTTCGTACTACTTGTATGGTTTAAGCTCTTGTTTCAAGTTGATACGTTTTTGTTGAGCTCTATTCAGCGTCTATTCCTAATCTCCTATGTGTGCATGGTGCGATGGTTTGTTATTGGCGGATTAATAGTGAGCGGACATGATTATAAGCTAAGGGGCAACAT from Silene latifolia isolate original U9 population chromosome 2, ASM4854445v1, whole genome shotgun sequence encodes the following:
- the LOC141643765 gene encoding uncharacterized protein LOC141643765; translated protein: MVNLNSSSSLGCLSDEPNPSFIQPFLEHMSSNKLRIPTAFNHNFNGNVPRKISLKSTSGIVWQAKLQIVDGYIYITKGWELYVKDHSLTDGDFLIFHYLQNATFLVMIFGTDGEIKNEPVPMKSGKSGTTKFGRTTTRIDFKFKMTFNKKNFVTIPRCIIKTCEPKLPQDIILRNGKGRGLKTQLHRIKDQRVIMGYFNVSEFVELGNAKTGNEIQFSLSCKHGNKIESMTMTNLSQSKKLGRGY